One Setaria italica strain Yugu1 chromosome I, Setaria_italica_v2.0, whole genome shotgun sequence DNA window includes the following coding sequences:
- the LOC101771936 gene encoding uncharacterized protein LOC101771936, producing MAAYCDEVCKLEDKFDGLELNHVTRCFNKAADELAKATSGRKPVLDDIFVSDQYTPSIRYKEPGGVGDTPPAPDSGANLRKDGNAPPVPDSGADSGGVGDTPPVLDSEVDPSDPEVMEIDANPAEGPDPPPDWRAPYLNYLIRKTLPTNKTEGKALIQDIHVGACGHHAMPRTLIGNAFRQGFYWPMAVVDATHVLTRPWVFGRDGFILQKLRQGLR from the exons atggcggcgTACTGCGATGAGGTCTGCAaacttgaagacaagttcgacggactAGAACTCAACCACGTCACAAGATGTTTCAACAAGGCAGCTGACGAACTGGCAAAGGCGACATCCGGCCGAAAGCCCGTCCTTGACGACATCTTCGTCAGTGACCAGTACACGCCCTCCATCCGCTACAAGGAGCCGGGAGGGGTCGGCGACACGCCACCTGCCCCGGACTCGGGCGCCAACTTGAGAAAGGATGGCAACGcaccacctgtcccggactcggGCGCCGATTCGGGAGGGGTCGGCGAcacgccacctgtcctggactcGGAGGTTGACCCCTCcgaccccgaggtcatggagatcgacgCAAACCCAGCAGAGGGGCCTGACCCCCcacctgactggagagccccatacctcaaCTACCTCATCCGCAAGACGCTCCCGACAAACAAGACGGAG GGGAAGGCATTGATTCAGGACATCCACGTCGGGGCCTGCGGCCACCATGCCATGCCAAGAACCCTCATTGGGAACGCCTTCCgacagggcttctactggccgatggCAGTAGTcgacgccacccacgtg ctaactcgtcctTGGGTCTTCGGGCGTgatggcttcatcctccagaagcttcgccaaggcctccgctag